The following proteins are co-located in the Paralichthys olivaceus isolate ysfri-2021 chromosome 10, ASM2471397v2, whole genome shotgun sequence genome:
- the stx19 gene encoding syntaxin-19: MRDRLEELQQRAQEFSGAASENTSPFSVEDDNDDSMVVEVTMPQAVLFEEEPIIENFLSESQQIRDDITTLETEILKFTQQQKTLVATMRRFSVMKKESSITRDIKLQAERLHRRLDALSKQVQKSEEQQGPTAVTTRIQRCQHSALYRKFQQVMLQYNEGLLTKQERCKDFIIRQLEVSGRDVAEEEVNEMVATGKWEVFNENLLNDVRITRAQLSEIEQRHKELLSLENNMNELRDLFMDIFMLVEEQGAYIEHIQTNVERTQDYVAVTNEKFKLAARYKKKNPIRQLCCCCCPPWRCCL, encoded by the exons ATGAGAGACCgtttggaggagctgcagcagagggctCAGGAGTTTTCTGGGGCAGCAAGTGAGAACACCAGCCCTTTCTCAGTGGAGGATGATAATGATGACTCGATGGTGGTCGAGGTCACAATGCCACAGGCTGTGCTGTTCGAGGAGGAGCCAATCATCGAGAATTTCTTGTCGGAGTCTCAGCAAATCCGAGATGACATCACAACGCTGGAGACAGAG ATCCTCAAGTTCACCCAGCAGCAGAAGACCCTGGTGGCGACCATGCGTCGTTTCAGTGTgatgaagaaagaaagcagCATTACGCGAGATATCAAGCTCCAGGCTGAAAGGCTCCACCGGCGTTTGGACGCCCTTTCAAAGCAAGTCCAAAAGAGTGAGGAGCAGCAGGGACCTACTGCTGTTACAACGAGAATACAACGCTGCCAGCACTCAGCACTGTACCGCAAATTCCAGCAG GTAATGCTGCAGTATAACGAAGGACTGCTGACAAAGCAGGAGCGCTGCAAGGACTTTATCATTCGGCAGCTGGAGGTTTCGGGGAGGGACgtggcggaggaggaggtgaatgAGATGGTCGCTACAGGAAAGTGGGAGGTCTTCAACGAGAACCTGCTGAATGATGTCAGAATCACACGGGCGCAGCTATCTGAGATCGAACAGCGACATAAG GAGCTGTTGAGTCTGGAGAACAATATGAATGAGCTGAGGGACCTCTTCATGGACATTTTCATGCTGGTGGAGGAGCAAGGGGCCTACATCGAACACATCCAGACCAACGTGGAGAGGACGCAGGACTATGTGGCTGTAACTAATGAGAAGTTCAAGCTGGCTGCCAGGTATAAGAAGAAGAACCCGATCCGgcagctgtgctgctgctgctgccctccCTGGAGATGCTGCTTGTAA